One segment of Manihot esculenta cultivar AM560-2 chromosome 4, M.esculenta_v8, whole genome shotgun sequence DNA contains the following:
- the LOC110614113 gene encoding protein DETOXIFICATION 45, chloroplastic isoform X2 codes for MTTRQFSGSNLSRGLARKSSVHNEAAKGTRRFSLGCPSEVVKGLGRRDVASNCCLSADYRKVLSPSVTRRKKPRLGVAFNQLSSGYGVESANVEERSSLEEEYSLINSRDEHLDSTGVPIDQSHSSDVKRELIMLSLPAIAGQAIDPLSQLMETAYIGRLGPVELGSAGVSITIFNNISKLFNIPLLSVATSFVAEDISRNEIKDSPSEQNVQENITNGKPTADVAERKQLSSVSTALLLAVGIGIFEAVALSLGCGPFLNLMGIKLDSPMRVPAERFLLLRAVGAPAVVVSLALQGIFRGFKDTKSPVYCLALGNLSAIFLFPILMYYFKLGVTGAAISTVVSQYIVAFLMIWNLNKRVVLLPPKMGSLQFGVYLKSGGFLIGRTLAVLTTMTLATSMAARQGPLAMAAHQICMQVWLAVSLLTDALAASGQALTASYLSKGDYKNVKEVANFVLKIGLLTGACLAAILGVSFGSIATLFTKDDEVLGIVRMGVLFVSVSQPMNALAFIFDGLHYGVSDFPYAACSMMLVGALSSIFLLYAPPIIGIRGVWYGLALFMGLRTAAGFIRNFIHNNWYQSLC; via the exons ATGACCACTAGACAATTCAGTGGTAGTAATCTTTCTAGAGGATTGGCTAGGAAAAGTAGCGTACATAATGAAGCAGCAAAGGGGACGAGGCGGTTTTCTTTAGGATGTCCAAGTGAGGTTGTCAAAGGATTAGGCCGTAGAGATGTTGCGTCCAATTGTTGCTTGTCTGCAGACTACAGAAAAGTTTTATCACCATCTGTGACTCGTCGAAAAAAGCCCCGATTAGGGGTAGCTTTTAATCAGTTAAGTTCTGGTTATGGTGTGGAATCCGCCAATGTGGAAGAAAGATCAAGTTTAGAAGAAGAGTATTCCCTCATTAATTCAAGAGATGAACACCT TGACTCAACTGGGGTTCCAATTGATCAATCACATTCTTCAGATGTCAAGCGTGAGCTTATAATGCTTTCTTTGCCTGCAATTGCTGGACAGGCTATTGATCCCTTATCACAGCTGATGGAGACTGCTTATATTGGTAGACTAG GTCCTGTGGAGCTGGGTTCAGCTGGTGTTTCCATTACAATCTTTAACAATATATCAAAGTTGTTCAATATTCCTCTTCTTAGTGTCGCAACTTCTTTCGTTGCTGAAGACATTTCCAGGAATGAAATAAAAGATTCTCCTTCTG AACAGAATGTCCAGGAGAACATTACCAATGGCAAACCTACTGCTGATGTAGCTGAAAGAAAGCAACTATCCTCTGTCTCCACAGCTTTATTGTTAGCTGTTGGTATTGGCATCTTTGAGGCAGTGGCCCTGTCTTTGGGATGTGGACCATTTCTTAACTTGATGGGAATAAAGTTG GATTCACCAATGCGCGTACCTGCAGAACGTTTTCTTTTACTACGGGCTGTTGGTGCTCCTGCAGTTGTAGTGTCTTTGGCTCTTCAAGGGATTTTCCGGGGCTTCAAAGATACAAAATCTCCTGTCTACTGTTTAG CTTTGGGTAATTTATCAgccatatttttatttcccatACTGATGTATTACTTTAAGTTGGGTGTAACTGGAGCTGCAATTTCCACTGTCGTGTCCCA ATATATAGTCGCCTTCCTAATGATTTGGAATCTAAATAAGAGGGTTGTATTATTGCCTCCAAAGATGGGATCCTTGCAATTTGGTGTCTATTTGAAATCTG GTGGTTTTCTTATTGGAAGAACTCTTGCTGTATTAACAACAATGACATTAGCAACTTCAATGGCTGCTCGCCAAGGTCCTCTAGCCATGGCTGCACATCAAATATGCATGCAAGTGTGGTTGGCTGTATCTCTTCTTACAGATGCACTGGCAGCATCGGGTCAG GCTCTAACTGCGAGTTATTTGTCAAAAGGAGACTACAAAAATGTGAAAGAAGTTGCAAACTTTGTGTTGAAG ATTGGTCTGCTCACTGGTGCTTGCTTGGCTGCAATTCTGGGTGTATCTTTTGGTTCCATAGCCACCCTGTTCACCAAAGATGATGAAGTATTAGGAATTGTCAGAATGGGAGTATTG TTTGTTAGTGTTAGTCAACCTATGAATGCTCTGGCATTTATTTTTGATGGCCTTCATTATGGTGTTTCTGACTTCCCATATGCAGCATGTTCTATG ATGTTGGTTGGAGCACTATCTTCCATCTTTTTGCTATATGCTCCACCAATTATCGGCATTCGTGGGGTTTGGTATGGTTTGGCTCTCTTTATGGGCTTGCGTACTGCAGcaggatttatcag GAATTTCATTCataacaattggtatcagagcttgtgTTGA
- the LOC110614113 gene encoding protein DETOXIFICATION 45, chloroplastic isoform X1 has protein sequence MTTRQFSGSNLSRGLARKSSVHNEAAKGTRRFSLGCPSEVVKGLGRRDVASNCCLSADYRKVLSPSVTRRKKPRLGVAFNQLSSGYGVESANVEERSSLEEEYSLINSRDEHLDSTGVPIDQSHSSDVKRELIMLSLPAIAGQAIDPLSQLMETAYIGRLGPVELGSAGVSITIFNNISKLFNIPLLSVATSFVAEDISRNEIKDSPSEQNVQENITNGKPTADVAERKQLSSVSTALLLAVGIGIFEAVALSLGCGPFLNLMGIKLDSPMRVPAERFLLLRAVGAPAVVVSLALQGIFRGFKDTKSPVYCLALGNLSAIFLFPILMYYFKLGVTGAAISTVVSQYIVAFLMIWNLNKRVVLLPPKMGSLQFGVYLKSGGFLIGRTLAVLTTMTLATSMAARQGPLAMAAHQICMQVWLAVSLLTDALAASGQALTASYLSKGDYKNVKEVANFVLKIGLLTGACLAAILGVSFGSIATLFTKDDEVLGIVRMGVLFVSVSQPMNALAFIFDGLHYGVSDFPYAACSMMLVGALSSIFLLYAPPIIGIRGVWYGLALFMGLRTAAGFIRLLSKSGPWWFLHKDLHSAQLVGRDLNATIN, from the exons ATGACCACTAGACAATTCAGTGGTAGTAATCTTTCTAGAGGATTGGCTAGGAAAAGTAGCGTACATAATGAAGCAGCAAAGGGGACGAGGCGGTTTTCTTTAGGATGTCCAAGTGAGGTTGTCAAAGGATTAGGCCGTAGAGATGTTGCGTCCAATTGTTGCTTGTCTGCAGACTACAGAAAAGTTTTATCACCATCTGTGACTCGTCGAAAAAAGCCCCGATTAGGGGTAGCTTTTAATCAGTTAAGTTCTGGTTATGGTGTGGAATCCGCCAATGTGGAAGAAAGATCAAGTTTAGAAGAAGAGTATTCCCTCATTAATTCAAGAGATGAACACCT TGACTCAACTGGGGTTCCAATTGATCAATCACATTCTTCAGATGTCAAGCGTGAGCTTATAATGCTTTCTTTGCCTGCAATTGCTGGACAGGCTATTGATCCCTTATCACAGCTGATGGAGACTGCTTATATTGGTAGACTAG GTCCTGTGGAGCTGGGTTCAGCTGGTGTTTCCATTACAATCTTTAACAATATATCAAAGTTGTTCAATATTCCTCTTCTTAGTGTCGCAACTTCTTTCGTTGCTGAAGACATTTCCAGGAATGAAATAAAAGATTCTCCTTCTG AACAGAATGTCCAGGAGAACATTACCAATGGCAAACCTACTGCTGATGTAGCTGAAAGAAAGCAACTATCCTCTGTCTCCACAGCTTTATTGTTAGCTGTTGGTATTGGCATCTTTGAGGCAGTGGCCCTGTCTTTGGGATGTGGACCATTTCTTAACTTGATGGGAATAAAGTTG GATTCACCAATGCGCGTACCTGCAGAACGTTTTCTTTTACTACGGGCTGTTGGTGCTCCTGCAGTTGTAGTGTCTTTGGCTCTTCAAGGGATTTTCCGGGGCTTCAAAGATACAAAATCTCCTGTCTACTGTTTAG CTTTGGGTAATTTATCAgccatatttttatttcccatACTGATGTATTACTTTAAGTTGGGTGTAACTGGAGCTGCAATTTCCACTGTCGTGTCCCA ATATATAGTCGCCTTCCTAATGATTTGGAATCTAAATAAGAGGGTTGTATTATTGCCTCCAAAGATGGGATCCTTGCAATTTGGTGTCTATTTGAAATCTG GTGGTTTTCTTATTGGAAGAACTCTTGCTGTATTAACAACAATGACATTAGCAACTTCAATGGCTGCTCGCCAAGGTCCTCTAGCCATGGCTGCACATCAAATATGCATGCAAGTGTGGTTGGCTGTATCTCTTCTTACAGATGCACTGGCAGCATCGGGTCAG GCTCTAACTGCGAGTTATTTGTCAAAAGGAGACTACAAAAATGTGAAAGAAGTTGCAAACTTTGTGTTGAAG ATTGGTCTGCTCACTGGTGCTTGCTTGGCTGCAATTCTGGGTGTATCTTTTGGTTCCATAGCCACCCTGTTCACCAAAGATGATGAAGTATTAGGAATTGTCAGAATGGGAGTATTG TTTGTTAGTGTTAGTCAACCTATGAATGCTCTGGCATTTATTTTTGATGGCCTTCATTATGGTGTTTCTGACTTCCCATATGCAGCATGTTCTATG ATGTTGGTTGGAGCACTATCTTCCATCTTTTTGCTATATGCTCCACCAATTATCGGCATTCGTGGGGTTTGGTATGGTTTGGCTCTCTTTATGGGCTTGCGTACTGCAGcaggatttatcag
- the LOC110614113 gene encoding protein DETOXIFICATION 45, chloroplastic isoform X3, which yields MTTRQFSGSNLSRGLARKSSVHNEAAKGTRRFSLGCPSEVVKGLGRRDVASNCCLSADYRKVLSPSVTRRKKPRLGVAFNQLSSGYGVESANVEERSSLEEEYSLINSRDEHLDSTGVPIDQSHSSDVKRELIMLSLPAIAGQAIDPLSQLMETAYIGRLGPVELGSAGVSITIFNNISKLFNIPLLSVATSFVAEDISRNEIKDSPSEQNVQENITNGKPTADVAERKQLSSVSTALLLAVGIGIFEAVALSLGCGPFLNLMGIKLDSPMRVPAERFLLLRAVGAPAVVVSLALQGIFRGFKDTKSPVYCLALGNLSAIFLFPILMYYFKLGVTGAAISTVVSQYIVAFLMIWNLNKRVVLLPPKMGSLQFGVYLKSGGFLIGRTLAVLTTMTLATSMAARQGPLAMAAHQICMQVWLAVSLLTDALAASGQALTASYLSKGDYKNVKEVANFVLKIGLLTGACLAAILGVSFGSIATLFTKDDEVLGIVRMGVLFVSVSQPMNALAFIFDGLHYGVSDFPYAACSMYICK from the exons ATGACCACTAGACAATTCAGTGGTAGTAATCTTTCTAGAGGATTGGCTAGGAAAAGTAGCGTACATAATGAAGCAGCAAAGGGGACGAGGCGGTTTTCTTTAGGATGTCCAAGTGAGGTTGTCAAAGGATTAGGCCGTAGAGATGTTGCGTCCAATTGTTGCTTGTCTGCAGACTACAGAAAAGTTTTATCACCATCTGTGACTCGTCGAAAAAAGCCCCGATTAGGGGTAGCTTTTAATCAGTTAAGTTCTGGTTATGGTGTGGAATCCGCCAATGTGGAAGAAAGATCAAGTTTAGAAGAAGAGTATTCCCTCATTAATTCAAGAGATGAACACCT TGACTCAACTGGGGTTCCAATTGATCAATCACATTCTTCAGATGTCAAGCGTGAGCTTATAATGCTTTCTTTGCCTGCAATTGCTGGACAGGCTATTGATCCCTTATCACAGCTGATGGAGACTGCTTATATTGGTAGACTAG GTCCTGTGGAGCTGGGTTCAGCTGGTGTTTCCATTACAATCTTTAACAATATATCAAAGTTGTTCAATATTCCTCTTCTTAGTGTCGCAACTTCTTTCGTTGCTGAAGACATTTCCAGGAATGAAATAAAAGATTCTCCTTCTG AACAGAATGTCCAGGAGAACATTACCAATGGCAAACCTACTGCTGATGTAGCTGAAAGAAAGCAACTATCCTCTGTCTCCACAGCTTTATTGTTAGCTGTTGGTATTGGCATCTTTGAGGCAGTGGCCCTGTCTTTGGGATGTGGACCATTTCTTAACTTGATGGGAATAAAGTTG GATTCACCAATGCGCGTACCTGCAGAACGTTTTCTTTTACTACGGGCTGTTGGTGCTCCTGCAGTTGTAGTGTCTTTGGCTCTTCAAGGGATTTTCCGGGGCTTCAAAGATACAAAATCTCCTGTCTACTGTTTAG CTTTGGGTAATTTATCAgccatatttttatttcccatACTGATGTATTACTTTAAGTTGGGTGTAACTGGAGCTGCAATTTCCACTGTCGTGTCCCA ATATATAGTCGCCTTCCTAATGATTTGGAATCTAAATAAGAGGGTTGTATTATTGCCTCCAAAGATGGGATCCTTGCAATTTGGTGTCTATTTGAAATCTG GTGGTTTTCTTATTGGAAGAACTCTTGCTGTATTAACAACAATGACATTAGCAACTTCAATGGCTGCTCGCCAAGGTCCTCTAGCCATGGCTGCACATCAAATATGCATGCAAGTGTGGTTGGCTGTATCTCTTCTTACAGATGCACTGGCAGCATCGGGTCAG GCTCTAACTGCGAGTTATTTGTCAAAAGGAGACTACAAAAATGTGAAAGAAGTTGCAAACTTTGTGTTGAAG ATTGGTCTGCTCACTGGTGCTTGCTTGGCTGCAATTCTGGGTGTATCTTTTGGTTCCATAGCCACCCTGTTCACCAAAGATGATGAAGTATTAGGAATTGTCAGAATGGGAGTATTG TTTGTTAGTGTTAGTCAACCTATGAATGCTCTGGCATTTATTTTTGATGGCCTTCATTATGGTGTTTCTGACTTCCCATATGCAGCATGTTCTATG TATATTTGTAAATGA